Proteins encoded together in one Penaeus vannamei isolate JL-2024 chromosome 11, ASM4276789v1, whole genome shotgun sequence window:
- the LOC138863247 gene encoding uncharacterized protein has translation MWIRGPRFLHEPESSWPQVPEDVKHGSLEDDVEVKVSVMVCETVTTVMSFIEEFASRFSNWQKFVRCHAWVRRFLKRKYVPKLPDVNCLSSKEITDAETHIWKLVQQENYSSEIVSLSRKPDGRVQASSKIVRLRPFLQDGLLRVGGRLRHSGRHFNATHPIVLPNKSSLVKLMVRWHHKKLAHCGQNYLLSELRQKFWVVHANAVARSVVRSCMKCRAISARPMTQEMADLPEDRIIPGQPPFTHTGTDCFGPFLIRKGRSNLKRYGIVFTCLTSRAVHIEVIDSMETDSFINALRRFTARRGPVKSIRSDNGTNLVGAEKVLRQELQLLDQTAICDTMSTRGISWCFNPPHASHFGGVWERQIRSIRRVLSGICYQQTLTDDSLHTLFCEVEAIINGRPLTRVTDDPDCLQPLTPSMLLNLKGSPGPVMNTDNKNLYARRRWKQVQYLADLFWKRWSKEYLPLLQERQKWNIKRRDVKKGDIVLALDERLPRGTWPLARVIEVMCDSDGHVRSAKLKTVSGEYIRPISKMCLLLESEINTEN, from the coding sequence ATGTGGATTAGAGGACCAAGATTTCTTCATGAACCTGAATCCAGCTGGCCACAAGTTCCAGAAGATGTTAAACATGGATCACTGGAAGATGATGTAGAAGTAAAGGTGTCTGTCATGGTATGTGAGACAGTGACAACAGTAATGTCATTCATTGAGGAGTTTGCCTCTCGTTTCTCGAACTGGCAGAAGTTTGTGCGTTGTCATGCATGGGTCAGACGATTCTTGAAGCGAAAGTATGTACCCAAGTTGCCTGACGTTAATTGCCTTAGTAGCAAAGAAATAacagatgcagaaacacacatatggaaATTAGTTCAACAAGAGAACTACTCATCTGAAATTGTCTCTCTGTCACGAAAGCCAGATGGGAGAGTACAAGCCTCAAGCAAGATAGTGAGATTAAGACCTTTTCTACAAGATGGCTTGCTTAGAGTAGGTGGGCGGCTAAGACACTCTGGGCGTCACTTCAATGCCACTCATCCAATTGTCCTACCCAATAAGTCATCTTTGGTGAAGCTGATGGTGAGGTGGCATCACAAGAAGTTAGCTCACTGTGGTCAGAACTATCTTCTCTCTGAGTTGAGACAAAAATTTTGGGTTGTACATGCAAATGCTGTTGCACGTTCTGTGGTAAGGAGTTGCATGAAGTGCAGGGCCATCTCTGCACGACCAATGACTCAAGAAATGGCTGACCTTCCTGAAGATCGTATTATACCAGGCCAGccaccatttacacacacaggcaccgacTGTTTTGGACCCTTTCTCATCAGGAAAGGCAGGTCAAACCTTAAGAGATATGGCATAGTCTTTACATGCCTAACATCACGTGCAGTCCATATTGAGGTCATAGACTCAATGGAAACGGACTCATTTATCAACGCTCTTCGACGATTTACAGCAAGACGAGGTCCAGTGAAGTCCATCAGATCCGACAATGGCACAAACCTGGTGGGTGCAGAGAAAGTTCTTCGTCAGGAGCTCCAGCTTCTTGATCAAACTGCCATCTGTGACACCATGTCAACTAGAGGCATCTCATGGTGCTTCAATCCACCACATGCTTCACATTTCGGTGGAGTCTGGGAACGTCAGATTCGCTCTATCAGGCGTGTTTTGAGTGGTATTTGCTATCAACAGACACTAACTGATGATAGTCTTCACACTCTGTTCTGCGAAGTTGAAGCCATCATTAACGGCAGACCCTTGACCAGAGTTACGGACGACCCTGATTGCCTGCAACCACTGACTCCGAGCATGCTGCTGAACTTGAAGGGTTCACCTGGTCCAGTCATGAATACCGATAACAAGAATCTGTATGCTCGTCGGCGCTGGAAGCAGGTGCAGTACTTGGCTGACCTCTTTTGGAAGAGGTGGTCTAAAGAGTATCTACCTCTCCTCCAAGAGCGCCAAAAGTGGAACATTAAACGGCGTGATGTCAAGAAAGGAGACATAGTTTTAGCCTTGGATGAGAGGCTGCCCAGAGGTACATGGCCTCTTGCTCGAGTGATAGAGGTAATGTGTGATAGTGATGGACATGTGCGCAGTGCTAAACTGAAAACTGTCAGTGGAGAATATATCCGGCCTATTAGCAAGATGTGCCTTCTCTTAGAAAGTGAGATCAATACTGAAAACTAG
- the LOC138863248 gene encoding uncharacterized protein gives MVDNRSNKSVGTSHSCKPSRLEISVAEEELERLQFIKEQNEHAREEERRIFELQQRIRRMKTSSEPARSRPGSSCGDSREDERHHRPHSFNNMCSNWIATSVEPHHKSGNLDPQVSRESEVNVTEGPVHFAVNAAIVPETPLPKWSTPVNPVLNGANIAQGKLPITPLTTIPEPNENLLTRSNLHPSAAPFANINRVPCCHTSGHDFTSHPSPSRTLNMDEVAQMVCAMNQSVLTQQEQARISLLPPVKLERFDGDFSKFTQFCRTFEWNVESNTNDPRRRLTQLYNQLDGPPKDLIEGCLHLPPDHGYDEAWRMLREEYENSSELLESFISKLFAWKDIEVGDAEGLKKYGSYLFNVEMALGDNICRMELRETISKIVGKLPRYLRTKWASRCVDPGTKSASSFSALVKFVKDQARVAEEIRYIEAGRGKPSHTTNKPIIIRKPVNSLNVHALDMNAMDMTPSTCDKCHCCNGQGHKLFACYKFGRKDVDERWDIVTHNKLCFRCLKPGHGHRFCNDKSQCDRCGAYYHHTLLHRPIAKSFAPSRKYKRSPTGSVEVFSNENIPDCYEKLGTPSSSTGGGIEAKGSVTPSVNSPLTDALPCANILDCEPDGRIMMKILPVRVNNSVSTYAFIDGGAAPTLAARSLIQRLGIQGLPVRQAMKTENGIFMCNERVPLMLSSIGGGNNITVNEVYITDKLSITTDSMMPVNWTKKWFHLNDVDLQRLPGDNQEVELIIGLNSILNRHILDQRHGTDDEPSAYLTRFGWVVFRSTGPRNPLTAPVYHISPTQDLGECLREHFNADFWEKEVHSQREDSLEDKLFSDKISQSIHQESGKYVVKLPFRDSSPLPNNREMAVRRMKSLKRKLESDKTFKETYITQMEKNISKQYAEIVPPSGLERNDGRIWYMPHHAVRHPTKLKVRVVYDLKAKFNGTSLNDHLLQGPDLTNPLIGVLMRFRHGHYAVTADIEEMFYQVKVPLEDRDVFRFLWWSDGDINKPVSDYRMNVHVFGARSSPSCVNYALRKTAEDHGEVFDEQAVTAIIQSFYVDNLLLAHDDKERLIKIIKDLIALCNAGGWRLNQWTANNKDVLKKIPESERDASVASLDLSKDDLPVERTLGVHWSMAEDCFTFKICLGDKPLTRRGVLSIVASIYDPLGMVAPLTLPAKMILQDMCQMQLGWDKNMGDKEAARWRKWLEQLPKLSRFKLPRSLVPISFGSVISYQLHHFADASQSGYGTASYLKMVNASERVYCTLVMARARVAPLKPTTIPRLELTAATVAARMDCKLRKELGLKLEDSVFWTDSTSVLKYLFNQKARYHTFVANRVNLI, from the coding sequence ATggttgacaatagaagtaataaatctGTGGGCACATCACACAGTTGCAAGCCTTCCCGCTTAGAAATATCAGTAGCTGAGGAGGAGTTAGAACGGCTTCAGTTCATCAAAGAGCAAAATGAACATGCAcgtgaggaagaaagacgaatctTTGAGCTGCAACAGAGAATTAGAAGGATGAAAACCTCATCAGAACCAGCCAGGTCAAGACCTGGCTCCTCTTGTGGAGacagcagagaggatgagagacaccATCGCCCTCACTCCTTTAACAACATGTGTAGCAACTGGATTGCAACAAGCGTAGAACCCCATCATAAAAGTGGAAATCTGGACCCACAAGTGAGTCGTGAAAGTGAAGTCAACGTGACTGAAGGGCCAGTCCACTTTGCTGTCAATGCTGCCATAGTCCCTGAAACTCCCCTACCTAAATGGTCAACTCCAGTCAATCCTGTACTAAATGGAGCTAATATTGCCCAAGGTAAGCTCCCCATTACACCACTTACTACCATTCCAGAACCTAATGAGAACCTATTGACAAGGAGTAACCTACATCCTTCAGCTGCTCCTTTTGCAAACATCAACAGAGTACCTTGCTGCCATACCTCAGGCCATGATTTCACCAGCCATCCATCACCTTCAAGGACACTGAATATGGATGAAGTGGCTCAGATGGTTTGTGCTATGAACCAGTCAGTTTTAACCCAACAAGAACAGGCTCGCATATCATTACTCCCTCCAGTTAAATTAGAACGTTTTGATGGAGATTTTTCGAAATTCACTCAGTTCTGTAGGACATTTGAATGGAATGTGGAGAGCAACACTAATGATCCAAGGCGAAGGCTCACACAGCTCTACAACCAGTTGGATGGCCCACCAAAGGACCTTATTGAAGGTTGCCTTCACCTACCACCTGACCATGGATATGACGAAGCGTGGAGGATGctgagagaagaatatgaaaactcCAGTGAACTCCTCGAGTCCTTCATCTCAAAATTATTTGCATGGAAAGACATTGAAGTTGGAGATGCAGAAGGTCTAAAGAAATACGGCTCCTACCTATTTAATGTAGAGATGGCCTTAGGTGATAATATCTGCCGGATGGAGTTGCGTGAGACAATATCTAAAATTGTTGGTAAGCTACCGAGATACTTGAGAACCAAGTGGGCCTCGAGATGTGTAGATCCTGGCACTAAATCTGCAAGTTCATTCTCTGCACTTGTTAAATTTGTTAAAGATCAAGCCAGGGTAGCAGAGGAAATACGTTATATTGAAGCAGGAAGAGGTAAGCCAAGTCACACGACCAATAAACCCATCATCATTCGGAAGCCTGTAAATAGTCTAAATGTCCATGCTCTGGATATGAATGCAATGGATATGACCCCAAGTACCTGCGATAAATGCCACTGTTGTAATGGCCAAGGACATAAGCTTTTTGCATGTTATAAGTTCGGCAGGAAAGATGTTGACGAACGATGGGATATTGTCACACACAACAAGCTATGTTTTCGCTGTTTAAAACCCGGCCATGGCCATCGTTTCTGTAATGACAAGAGCCAGTGCGATCGATGTGGTGCCTACTATCACCACACACTGTTACACCGGCCAATAGCAAAGAGTTTTGCACCATCCCGTAAGTACAAGAGATCTCCAACTGGGAGTGTTGAGGTGTTCAGCAATGAGAACATACCTGACTGTTACGAGAAATTGGGTACACCTAGTTCCTCAACTGGGGGTGGCATAGAAGCCAAGGGAAGTGTGACCCCAAGTGTTAATTCTCCTTTAACAGATGCTCTACCCTGTGCTAATATTCTTGATTGTGAGCCTGATGggaggattatgatgaagatcCTGCCTGTCCGAGTGAATAACAGCGTCTCCACTTACGCCTTCATAGATGGTGGTGCTGCACCAACTCTGGCTGCTCGAAGCTTAATACAACGTTTGGGAATCCAAGGCCTACCAGTGAGGCAagcaatgaaaactgaaaatggaATATTCATGTGCAACGAGCGTGTACCACTTATGTTGAGCAGTATAGGCGGTGGAAATAACATTACCGTAAATGAAGTGTACATTACAGACAAACTCAGCATAACTACTGACAGCATGATGCCCGTGAACTGGACTAAAAAATGGTTTCATCTGAATGATGTGGATCTACAAAGATTGCCTGGCGACAATCAAGAGGTGGAACTTATAATTGGACTCAATAGCATTTTGAACCGTCACATACTCGACCAGAGACATGGGACTGATGACGAACCCTCAGCCTATCTTACCAGATTTGGCTGGGTTGTCTTTAGATCAACTGGCCCCAGGAACCCTTTGACTGCCCCGGTATATCATATTTCCCCAACACAAGATCTTGGCGAGTGCTTACGAGAGCACTTCAATGCTGACTTTTGGGAAAAGGAAGTTCATTCCCAACGTGAAGATTCGCTGGAAGATAAGTTATTTTCCGATAAGATCTCACAGTCCATCCATCAAGAATCGGGTAAATATGTAGTCAAACTCCCCTTCAGGGACAGTAGTCCACTTCCAAACAATCGTGAAATGGCTGTACGTAGAATGAAAAGCCTCAAAAGGAAGCTGGAATCTGACAAGACTTTCAAGGAGACATACATCActcaaatggaaaagaatataagTAAACAGTATGCTGAAATAGTACCTCCATCAGGATTAGAACGAAATGATGGTAGAATATGGTACATGCCACATCATGCTGTGCGTCATCCCACTAAGCTGAAGGTACGTGTCGTCTATGACCTTAAAGCTAAATTCAATGGCACTTCCCTAAATGACCATCTTCTTCAAGGGCCAGACCTCACAAATCCTCTAATAGGGGTACTCATGCGGTTCAGGCATGGTCACTATGCAGTCACAGCGGACATCGAGGAGATGTTTTATCAGGTCAAGGTTCCCCTAGAGGATCGTGATGTGTTCCGTTTTTTATGGTGGTcagatggtgatatcaataagcCTGTAAGTGATTACCGAATGAATGTTCATGTTTTTGGTGCTAGATCCTCTCCTAGCTGTGTAAATTATGCCTTAAGGAAGACTGCTGAGGACCACGGTGAGGTTTTTGATGAACAAGCTGTCACTGCCATAATACAAAGTTTTTATGTTGATAATCTCCTGCTGGCCCATGAtgacaaagagagactgataaaaatcatcaaagaTCTCATTGCTCTCTGTAATGCAGGTGGTTGGCGTCTGAACCAATGGACAGCCAATAACAAGGACGTGCTCAAGAAGATTCCTGAATCGGAGAGGGATGCGTCGGTTGCTTCTCTAGACCTCAGTAAGGATGATCTCCCAGTTGAAAGGACCTTGGGTGTACACTGGTCGATGGCCGAAGATTGCTTCACATTCAAAATCTGCCTTGGCGACAAGCCACTAACACGCCGAGGAGTTTTATCTATCGTAGCATCTATATATGACCCACTTGGCATGGTGGCGCCCTTGACACTGCCAGCAAAAATGATTCTTCAAGACATGTGTCAGATGCAGTTAGGCTGGGATAAAAATATGGGTGATAAGGAAGCTGCTCGTTGGAGAAAATGGTTGGAACAGTTACCAAAATTGTCAAGATTTAAGCTGCCACGAAGCCTAGTGCCCATTTCCTTTGGTTCCGTCATTTCTTATCAGCTCCATCATTTTGCAGATGCAAGTCAGTCTGGTTATGGCACAGCCTCCTACTTGAAGATGGTAAATGCCTCGGAAAGGGTATACTGCACTTTGGTTATGGCACGAGCAAGAGTTGCACCTCTGAAACCGACAACTATTCCAAGACTAGAACTGACGGCTGCCACCGTTGCAGCTCGAATGGACTGTAAATTACGAAAGGAACTGGGGTTGAAATTGGAAGATTCAGTCTTTTGGACAGACAGCACTTCAGTGCTCAAGTACTTGTTCAATCAGAAGGCTCGTTACCACACCTTTGTCGCAAATCGAGTGAACCTAATCTGA